The following coding sequences are from one Bacillus carboniphilus window:
- a CDS encoding NUDIX hydrolase, whose protein sequence is MFIVNVEAAIHKDGRWLIIQRGLKEEHEPGTLSLVGGKVDQEGNVADVLEHTVKREVEEELGIILKDNVRYVHGVSFVAGDSVHVINIVFLGEIASGEPYRKSPDEVENIYWMTSEEILNHQKTPPWLKDSITKADKLLLTKKQ, encoded by the coding sequence ATGTTTATAGTCAATGTAGAAGCAGCCATACATAAGGACGGACGTTGGTTAATCATTCAAAGAGGGCTAAAAGAAGAGCATGAACCAGGAACTCTTTCACTTGTTGGAGGAAAGGTAGATCAGGAAGGAAATGTGGCAGACGTTCTGGAGCATACGGTCAAAAGAGAAGTAGAGGAAGAATTAGGTATCATTTTAAAAGACAATGTTCGGTATGTTCACGGAGTATCATTTGTGGCTGGGGACTCAGTGCATGTCATCAATATCGTGTTTCTAGGAGAAATTGCCTCAGGCGAACCTTACCGCAAAAGTCCGGACGAAGTCGAAAATATTTATTGGATGACCTCCGAAGAAATCTTGAATCACCAGAAGACGCCACCTTGGTTAAAAGACAGCATTACGAAGGCGGACAAGCTTCTTTTAACCAAAAAACAATAG
- a CDS encoding S8 family serine peptidase has product MKRIWLCLLVLYLGVAQPAFGIEVEIPPLPKEDLNEEKIAIVVLEDKWNEEQIQQLVQQYPTLEIRHYFTHALNGFSVKGKVHELRKLNEVQEITMVSEVNPYHAMGEGSIPYIGGEDVRSYFDAKNERLTGKGVTVGVIDTGIDYNHPDLKGSYSGGKDFVDGDSDPMETHGRHELDTVHGTHVAGIIAADGKFQGVAPDANIIAYRALGPGGYGTTEQVIAAIEQAIKDKVDVLNLSLGSSVNGPDLPVSIALNQAVKNGIVAVTSNGNTGPRRWTVGSPGTASEAISVGASTPPLRIPVITYGLEDKEMTLQPLIGSEKWSIEKTYELANGGIGQLDELKDSFGKIALVERGSLTFTEKVLNAEQMGAQGVIIYNNTEGSFIGNLEKQVSIPVASITKKEGEALLSEMKKGDPMVHMAFKEEEDLLADFSSRGPVTSTWDIKPDVVAPGVAINSTVPKGYLSLQGTSMAAPHVAGAAALLLQAHPDWTPEEVKAALMNTSKVLTNKEGGKYHTFEQGAGRIQLLEAVQTESLVMPGSLELGKYTDMKGLETKSAQLKVKNVGKNPIKYSFAVPNHSEVIRWQLPQSFDLQPGEEKEVTVTMTLLEASDKESIYDGYLEMTAGKQLITIPYLFVVNEPDYPRVMGFNIGPSDQKGMWKYEMYLPGGADEMGIALYNPDTLQFQGFLDWKRNVHHGMVSKELDFKSMPKGAFKAIIFAKKSGQQDILEIDLYIPKPGDQRIGGTEVGGGSEVRPPAGGGTEGTGTLSHSGVLSAETGELISDKGDLGTDISEISSEKVCPGPV; this is encoded by the coding sequence ATGAAGCGGATCTGGCTCTGTTTGTTAGTCCTCTACCTAGGAGTGGCGCAACCGGCTTTTGGGATTGAGGTTGAGATTCCACCACTTCCAAAAGAAGACTTGAATGAAGAAAAGATAGCAATTGTGGTTTTAGAGGACAAGTGGAACGAGGAGCAAATTCAACAACTGGTACAGCAATATCCTACCCTTGAAATCCGGCATTATTTTACACATGCCTTGAATGGTTTTTCGGTTAAGGGGAAGGTTCATGAATTAAGAAAACTGAATGAAGTGCAAGAAATCACCATGGTTTCAGAGGTGAATCCTTACCATGCAATGGGGGAAGGGAGTATTCCTTACATTGGAGGAGAAGATGTTCGATCTTATTTTGATGCGAAGAATGAACGTCTTACGGGTAAAGGAGTGACCGTTGGTGTGATTGATACAGGTATTGATTATAATCATCCCGATTTAAAAGGGAGCTACAGTGGAGGAAAGGATTTTGTAGATGGTGATTCTGACCCGATGGAAACACATGGTCGACATGAGTTAGACACGGTTCACGGAACGCATGTCGCTGGGATCATTGCGGCGGATGGTAAGTTTCAGGGGGTGGCTCCAGACGCGAACATTATTGCCTATCGTGCATTGGGTCCAGGTGGATATGGTACAACCGAACAAGTCATTGCCGCTATCGAGCAGGCTATTAAAGATAAGGTGGATGTGCTTAATCTCTCGCTGGGGAGTAGTGTGAACGGACCGGATCTTCCCGTCAGTATCGCTCTTAATCAGGCGGTGAAAAATGGAATCGTGGCGGTTACCTCCAATGGAAACACGGGCCCAAGAAGATGGACGGTTGGCTCTCCGGGAACAGCTTCAGAAGCGATTTCGGTGGGGGCGTCTACACCTCCCCTTCGAATCCCTGTCATTACATACGGACTGGAAGATAAAGAAATGACGCTACAACCTCTGATTGGTTCTGAAAAATGGTCGATTGAAAAGACCTATGAGCTAGCGAACGGAGGTATCGGGCAATTAGATGAATTAAAAGATTCATTTGGAAAAATTGCGCTCGTTGAACGGGGGTCACTAACGTTTACAGAAAAAGTGTTAAATGCAGAACAAATGGGAGCTCAAGGGGTCATCATATACAACAATACTGAGGGCTCGTTTATTGGGAACTTAGAAAAACAAGTCAGTATCCCTGTTGCTTCGATTACTAAAAAAGAGGGAGAAGCTTTACTGAGTGAAATGAAAAAAGGCGATCCGATGGTGCACATGGCTTTTAAAGAGGAAGAGGACTTACTCGCTGACTTCAGTTCAAGAGGACCCGTCACGTCCACTTGGGATATAAAGCCGGATGTTGTTGCACCCGGAGTTGCCATCAATAGTACGGTTCCCAAAGGGTATCTTTCCTTACAAGGAACAAGCATGGCAGCACCCCATGTAGCAGGAGCAGCTGCTCTGTTATTGCAAGCACACCCAGATTGGACGCCAGAAGAGGTAAAAGCTGCGCTCATGAACACGTCAAAGGTTTTAACGAACAAAGAAGGTGGGAAGTACCATACCTTTGAACAGGGAGCGGGACGAATTCAACTCCTAGAGGCAGTCCAAACAGAAAGTCTAGTCATGCCGGGTTCATTAGAGCTAGGGAAATACACAGATATGAAAGGTTTGGAGACAAAGTCTGCGCAGCTGAAGGTTAAAAACGTAGGAAAAAATCCAATTAAGTACTCGTTTGCAGTACCTAATCATAGTGAAGTCATTCGCTGGCAGTTGCCTCAATCTTTTGACTTACAGCCAGGTGAGGAAAAAGAAGTAACCGTTACGATGACCCTTTTAGAGGCAAGTGATAAAGAATCCATATATGACGGTTATTTAGAAATGACAGCGGGAAAACAACTCATTACTATTCCCTACCTTTTCGTAGTGAACGAGCCGGATTATCCCAGAGTCATGGGCTTTAACATAGGACCGAGTGATCAAAAGGGTATGTGGAAATACGAAATGTACCTACCCGGTGGCGCGGATGAAATGGGAATTGCCCTGTACAATCCGGATACCCTGCAGTTCCAAGGCTTCCTCGATTGGAAGCGAAACGTACACCATGGAATGGTTAGTAAAGAGCTCGACTTCAAATCCATGCCCAAAGGAGCCTTCAAAGCCATCATCTTCGCTAAAAAAAGCGGACAACAAGACATCCTAGAAATCGACCTCTACATCCCAAAACCAGGTGACCAACGAATCGGTGGGACAGAGGTCGGCGGCGGCTCTGAGGTCCGCCCTCCTGCCGGTGGTGGGACAGAGGGGACAGGAACCCTGTCCCACTCAGGGGTGTTGAGTGCGGAAACTGGTGAGTTGATTTCAGATAAAGGGGATTTAGGTACAGATATCAGTGAAATTAGTTCTGAGAAAGTGTGCCCAGGGCCGGTTTAG
- the upp gene encoding uracil phosphoribosyltransferase — protein sequence MAKVYVFDHPLIQHKLTYIREKSTGTKEFRELVDEVATLMAFEATRDLPLQDVEIDTPVSRTTSKVLAGKKLGIIPILRAGIGMVDGILKLIPAAKVGHIGLYRDPETLMPVEYYVKLPSDVEERDFIVVDPMLATGGSAVEAINSLKKRGAKNMKLMCLIAAPEGVKAVEEAHPDVDIYIAALDERLNEKGYIVPGLGDAGDRLFGTK from the coding sequence TTGGCTAAAGTATACGTGTTTGATCACCCGTTAATTCAGCATAAATTAACGTACATAAGAGAAAAAAGCACTGGGACAAAAGAATTTCGTGAGCTTGTAGACGAAGTGGCAACCCTAATGGCTTTTGAAGCAACTAGAGACCTACCTCTTCAAGATGTAGAAATTGATACACCGGTGAGTCGTACAACATCAAAGGTATTAGCAGGGAAAAAGCTTGGAATCATCCCTATTTTACGTGCAGGAATCGGAATGGTTGACGGTATCTTAAAACTAATCCCAGCTGCAAAAGTTGGACACATCGGTTTGTACAGAGACCCAGAAACATTGATGCCAGTAGAATACTATGTAAAACTTCCTTCTGATGTAGAAGAGCGTGATTTTATCGTAGTAGATCCAATGCTAGCAACAGGTGGTTCTGCAGTTGAAGCGATCAACTCCTTGAAAAAACGCGGAGCTAAAAACATGAAGCTCATGTGTTTAATTGCAGCACCTGAAGGGGTAAAAGCGGTGGAAGAAGCACATCCAGATGTGGACATCTACATCGCGGCATTAGATGAGCGTCTAAATGAAAAAGGCTACATCGTACCAGGTTTAGGAGATGCAGGGGATCGCTTATTCGGTACGAAATAA
- a CDS encoding GNAT family N-acetyltransferase: MKVCRRISGANIEVIGKYIATLNGAMENHIGYFGTDPSDIEDVLKEILEDEESLIFIATGSLDAIEVAEVVLEGADEGFDMRPLLGVLVLDVDSERKWVEVMGPFSESVSDVVFTRLWEEALNVIGEGYRYQLFFHEENVSLLRFAGRHGFSFKGNELIYEIRDYESKGHKLTLLADEDKEVFVALHNAVFPRTYYDGNEILERVDENQQLFVHYSEQGTLIGYVYIEADPLMQDGSVEFVGVHADYRKQGIGRELLGKALEWFFVERGFTGLVTLCVNEDLKGAQNLYEAVGFERKKMLLTYLREG; encoded by the coding sequence AATGGAGCGATGGAAAATCATATCGGTTACTTTGGGACTGACCCGTCTGATATAGAGGATGTTTTAAAAGAGATTTTAGAAGATGAAGAGAGTTTAATATTCATTGCGACGGGTAGTCTTGATGCAATAGAAGTGGCAGAGGTTGTTTTGGAGGGTGCGGATGAGGGCTTTGATATGCGCCCATTATTAGGAGTATTGGTATTAGATGTAGATTCTGAGCGAAAATGGGTTGAAGTGATGGGCCCATTTAGTGAATCTGTGTCAGATGTTGTGTTTACGAGACTTTGGGAGGAAGCGCTGAATGTAATCGGTGAGGGTTATCGTTACCAGTTGTTTTTTCATGAAGAAAACGTTTCGTTGTTGAGGTTTGCCGGGCGACATGGATTTTCGTTCAAAGGAAATGAACTTATATATGAAATCCGTGATTATGAATCCAAAGGGCATAAGTTGACGTTGTTGGCGGATGAGGATAAGGAGGTATTTGTAGCGTTACATAATGCTGTATTTCCGCGTACGTACTATGATGGTAATGAGATTTTAGAGCGAGTCGATGAAAACCAGCAGTTGTTTGTTCATTATAGTGAGCAGGGTACATTGATTGGATATGTTTATATTGAGGCAGATCCTCTGATGCAAGACGGTAGCGTTGAATTTGTTGGCGTTCATGCAGATTATCGAAAACAAGGGATTGGTCGGGAGCTTCTTGGGAAGGCGTTGGAATGGTTCTTTGTTGAGCGAGGGTTTACCGGGCTGGTCACCTTGTGTGTGAATGAGGACTTAAAAGGTGCTCAGAATTTGTATGAAGCCGTTGGGTTTGAGAGGAAGAAGATGTTGTTAACGTATTTGCGTGAGGGATAA
- the wecB gene encoding non-hydrolyzing UDP-N-acetylglucosamine 2-epimerase, translating into MDRPIKVMTIFGTRPEAIKMAPLVLELKKRPEQFETIVTVTAQHRQMLDQVLNIFGIEPDYDLNIMKDRQTLIDVTTRGLEGLDKVMKEAKPDIVLAHGDTTTTFIAGLAAFYNQIPVGHVEAGLRTWNKYSPYPEEMNRQLTGVLADLHFSPTDKSAANLRQENKVEESIFITGNTAIDALKTTVKDDYHHEIFDKIGSDRLVLMTAHRRENLGENMRSMFKAVKRMVESHDDVQVVYPVHLNPAVREVADEILGNDPRIHLIEPLDVIDFHNFLSRSEIILTDSGGIQEEAPSLGKPVLVLRDTTERPEGIEAGTLKLAGVDEDTIFNLAHELLTDKAEYEKMSKASNPYGDGQASARIADAIRYYFKQTTEKPDSFKA; encoded by the coding sequence ATGGATCGTCCAATAAAAGTAATGACCATCTTTGGAACTAGACCCGAAGCAATCAAAATGGCACCACTCGTACTTGAGCTTAAAAAGAGACCCGAGCAATTCGAAACGATTGTGACCGTAACGGCACAACATCGTCAAATGCTTGATCAAGTCTTGAACATCTTTGGAATTGAACCCGATTATGATTTGAACATCATGAAGGACCGTCAAACCCTTATAGATGTAACGACTCGTGGACTTGAAGGGCTAGACAAAGTGATGAAGGAAGCAAAGCCGGACATCGTGTTAGCGCATGGTGATACAACAACGACCTTTATTGCTGGCTTAGCTGCTTTTTATAACCAAATTCCTGTTGGGCACGTGGAAGCGGGGCTACGCACATGGAATAAATATTCTCCATATCCAGAGGAAATGAACCGCCAGCTGACGGGGGTTTTAGCAGATCTGCACTTTTCGCCAACGGATAAATCGGCTGCGAACCTTCGCCAAGAAAATAAAGTGGAAGAGTCTATCTTTATCACGGGGAATACAGCGATTGATGCACTAAAAACGACAGTTAAAGATGATTATCATCACGAAATTTTCGATAAGATTGGTTCAGACCGTTTGGTATTGATGACTGCTCACCGTCGTGAAAATCTAGGTGAAAACATGCGCAGTATGTTCAAAGCAGTGAAGAGAATGGTCGAAAGTCATGATGACGTTCAAGTGGTGTACCCTGTTCACTTAAATCCAGCAGTCCGTGAAGTGGCTGACGAAATTTTAGGGAACGATCCACGCATTCATTTGATTGAACCACTTGACGTAATTGATTTTCATAACTTCCTATCGAGAAGTGAGATCATTTTAACGGATTCAGGTGGAATTCAAGAAGAAGCGCCATCGCTTGGAAAGCCAGTCCTGGTTCTTCGTGACACGACTGAACGTCCAGAGGGTATCGAGGCAGGAACCTTGAAGCTTGCTGGTGTGGATGAAGATACCATTTTCAACCTAGCGCATGAATTGTTAACTGATAAGGCTGAATACGAAAAAATGTCCAAAGCCTCCAACCCATACGGAGATGGACAAGCATCAGCTCGTATTGCAGACGCTATCCGCTATTACTTCAAACAAACAACCGAAAAACCAGACTCGTTTAAAGCATAG
- the glyA gene encoding serine hydroxymethyltransferase, translated as MSHINTQDKLVFEAMQKELDRQRTKIELIASENFVSEAVMEAQGSVLTNKYAEGYPGRRYYGGCEYVDVVENIARDRAKEIFGAEHANVQPHSGAQANMAVYFTVLEPGDTVLGMNLSHGGHLTHGSPVNFSGVQYNFVEYGVDETSHTINYDDVLQKAKEHKPKLIVAGASAYPRAIDFAKFREIADEVGAYLMVDMAHIAGLVATGLHQNPVPYADFVTTTTHKTLRGPRGGMILCKEEFAKKIDKSIFPGIQGGPLMHVIAAKAVAFGEALTDSFKEYTENIISNAQALAEALQSEGLDLVSGGTDNHLLLLDVRSLNLTGKVAEKVLDEIGITVNKNTIPFDPESPFVTSGIRIGTAAVTSRGFGKEEMKEIASIIAFVLKNHEDEKALEEASGRVTALTSRFTLYPERG; from the coding sequence ATGAGCCACATTAATACTCAAGACAAATTAGTGTTCGAAGCGATGCAGAAAGAGTTAGATCGTCAACGTACGAAGATTGAATTGATTGCCTCTGAAAACTTTGTGTCAGAAGCTGTTATGGAAGCACAAGGTTCCGTTTTAACGAATAAATACGCAGAAGGCTACCCTGGTAGACGTTACTATGGTGGTTGTGAATATGTAGATGTAGTTGAAAATATTGCGAGAGACCGTGCGAAAGAAATTTTTGGTGCGGAGCATGCAAACGTACAGCCTCACTCTGGAGCTCAAGCGAACATGGCGGTTTACTTCACTGTTTTAGAGCCAGGTGACACGGTGCTTGGAATGAACCTTTCTCATGGAGGTCACTTAACGCACGGAAGTCCTGTAAACTTTAGTGGAGTTCAATATAACTTCGTAGAATACGGAGTGGACGAGACATCTCATACTATTAACTATGATGATGTTCTTCAAAAAGCAAAGGAGCATAAGCCAAAGCTAATCGTAGCCGGAGCAAGTGCATATCCAAGAGCGATTGACTTTGCGAAGTTTAGAGAAATTGCAGATGAAGTTGGCGCGTACCTAATGGTTGATATGGCGCACATCGCTGGTTTAGTAGCGACTGGGCTACACCAAAACCCAGTGCCATATGCTGATTTCGTTACAACGACGACTCACAAAACCTTACGTGGTCCACGTGGTGGAATGATTCTTTGTAAGGAAGAATTCGCGAAGAAAATTGATAAGTCTATCTTCCCTGGGATCCAAGGTGGTCCTTTAATGCACGTCATCGCAGCAAAAGCGGTTGCATTTGGAGAAGCATTGACAGATAGCTTTAAGGAATATACTGAAAACATTATCTCAAATGCACAGGCACTTGCGGAAGCTCTTCAAAGTGAAGGTCTTGATCTAGTATCTGGTGGAACAGATAATCATCTTTTACTGTTAGATGTTCGTTCATTAAACCTCACAGGTAAAGTAGCTGAAAAAGTGTTAGATGAAATCGGAATCACGGTTAACAAAAATACGATTCCATTCGATCCAGAAAGCCCATTCGTAACAAGTGGTATCCGTATTGGTACCGCTGCGGTTACATCACGTGGATTTGGAAAAGAAGAAATGAAGGAAATTGCATCCATCATTGCTTTTGTATTAAAAAATCATGAAGATGAAAAGGCTCTTGAAGAAGCAAGCGGTCGTGTAACGGCACTAACTAGCCGCTTTACGCTTTACCCTGAAAGAGGCTAA